GTGGCGACCCCGTCCACGAGGAAGCGCTGGAACACGATGAAGAACAGCAGGATGGGGACCAGTGCCACGAACGAGGCGGTCACCGTCGCGCCGTAGTCGGCACCGCCGGATGAGGCGTCGTTGTAGAGCCGCAGGGCGATCGGGAGCGGATAGTTCTCGGGGCTGGTCAGATACAGCAGCGGACTGAGGAAGTCGTTCCAGGTCCAGATGAACGCGAAGATCGCGCAGGTGATCAGCGCCGGCCGGATCAGCGGCAGGATGATCGACCAGAAGATGCGCAGGTGTCCCGCCCCGTCGATGCGCGCCGCCTCATCCATGTCGCGCGGCATCTGGCGGATGAACTGCACGATCAGGAACACGAAGAACGCCTCGGTGGCCAGGAACTTCGGCAGGATCAGCGGGATGAAGGTGTCGATCCAGCCGAGCTTGTTGAAGATGATGTACTGCGGGATGATCACGACGTGGAACGGCAGCAGCAGCGTGCCGATCATGGCGGCGAACAGGATGCCGAGACCCTTGAACTGCACGCGGGCGAATGCGTAGGCGGCGAGCGCCGACGACATCACCGTGCCGACCACCGCGGAGGCGGCCAGGATGAGCGAGTTCAGGAAGAAGCGCCACATCGGCACTCCGGCGATGCCCTCCATGACCTTGCCGTAGTTGTCCAGCGTGGGGCTGACCGGGAACAGGCCGGGGTTCTGCCCGAACTCGTCGTTGGGCTTGAAGGTCGACAGGAACAGCCAGACCAGCGGGTAGAGCACGATGACGGTGAGGATGATCAGGCCCACCATCCAGATCACGGTCTGGACGGTCTTGCGCTTGACCCTGCGCCGTGCGGGGGCAGCCACCCGGCGGGTGCTGTCGGCGGTCGTGGAGGTCATTTGTCGTCTCCTGCGTAGTGCACCCAGGACTTCTGCGTGCGGAAGAGGATGAATGCCAGCAGGGCGACCACGATCAGCAGCACCCAGGCGATCGCTGCGGCGTAGCCCATCTGCCCGTCCGAGAAGCCCCGCTTGTAGAGGTAGACGGTGATGAAGTTGGTCATTCCGGCGGGTCCGCCGGTGCCGTTGGAGATGATGTACGCGGATGCGAAGACCTGGAACGCGCCGATCAGGCCCAGCAGCAGGTTGAAGAACATCACCGGGGAGAGCATCGGGATGGTGACCGCCCGGAATCGGCGCCACGCACCGGCTCCGTCCATCTCGGCGGCCTCGTACAGCTCCTTGGGGATCTGCTTGAGTCCGGCGAGGAAGATGACCATGGTCGAGCCGAAGGTCCACACGTGCAGCAGGATCATCATCGGCAGCACCATGGCGGGGTTGCCGATCCAGCCGCCGAGGTCGATGCCGAAGATCTGCAGGCCGCTGTCGACGGGGCCGTCGGTGGCGAACATGGCCCGCCAGACGATGGCGACCGACACCGAGGCGCCGATCAGCGATGGCGCGTAGAACGCGGAGCGGAAGAACCCCGAGCCCCTGTCGCGGTAGTTCAGCAGCATCGCGACGCCGAGCGCTGCGGCGAGCGTGATCGGGGTTCCCACGAACACGTAGATCAGGGTGATCTCGGCCGACTGCAGGAACACCGGGTCCTTGGTGAACAACCGGATGTAGTTGTCGAAGCCGATCAGCCGCGGCGGCTGGAAGATGTTGTACCGCGTGAACGACAGGTACAGCGAGTACGCCATCGGCACGAGGGTGAGACCGAGGAAGCCGATCAGCCACGGTGTGAGGAATGCGAAGCCGACGGCGGTCTCGCGTCGCGCGCGAGTGCGCTGGCCGGGGCGGGTCGGGTCAACCTCGCGTCGGCCCTTGCGCAGCAGATGCGCGCTGGGGCGGTCTTCGGTGACGATGACCCTTGTCGCAGTGGTGCTCACGGGGCTGTCCTTCCGGGTGTGCGGGCGGGTGTGGAGGGTGCGCCGGCGGATCGGGAGCTGTCCCGATCCGCCGGCGATGCCTCACTGGTTGAGGACGACGTCCATCTCGGTGAAGAACTGCTTCACAGCATCATCCACCTTGACGGTTCCGAAGTTGAGCTCGGTGCCCAGCACGCGGAACTTCTCCTCCAGGCTGCCGTAGCCGACGATCGGCACGGGCGGCGCGTCGCCGAGGCGGTCGGCGATCGAGGCCTCATAGTCCTTGATCTGCGTGCTCATCGGGTCGAGGTCGGCTGCTTCCAGAGCCGTCGTCGAGGCGGGCAGACCACGGTTGGTGCCGAAGATCTTGCCGGACTCGGGCGAGTTGATGAGGAAGTCCACCAGCGTCGCAGCAGCCTCGGGGTGCTTGGTCTTGGCCGAGATCGCGTGCAGCATCGACGGCTTCAGGTACAGGTCCTTCGCGCCGTCCTTCGTGACGGGCGGGGCGACCAGGCCCAGCTCGGTGTAGCCCTCGCCCAGGTTGCCCAGGTAGCCGGCACCGAAGTTGTCCCACGTCAGCTCACTGGCGGTCTTGGCGGCGTCGAAGGCGCTGAGCGGCAGGAGTTCCTCTGCCTGCTGCTGCGGAAGGACGGCGCCATCGCGTGCCGCGGCGCCCTCGTTCCAGAACTCGGCGAGACGCTTCTCGTCGAAGCCGGGGGTGCCGTCCTCGTTGAAGAGGTTCTTGCCCTCGCTGCGCAGCTGCAGCTCGAAGTTCTGGATGCGACCGGTGTAGTCGCTGCCGCCGAAGACCTTGCCGTCCGAGGCGTCGGTGACCGACTTCATCCAGTCGGTGTAGTCGCTCCAGCTGCCGCCCTCGAAGTTCTCGACACCGGCGGTCTCGAGAAGCTTCGGGTTGGTGAACAGGCCCCAGGCGTTGGTGGAGGTGGGGATCGCGTAGGTGGTGTCGTCGACGACGCCGATCTTGAGGATGTTGTCGGCGAGCGGCTTCTTGTCGATGATGCCGCCGAGGTACGGGCCGAGGTCCAGCAGCAGCCCGTTCTGCGCGTACTGGCGCAGGTACGAGTAGTCGAACTGCATGACGTCGGGCAGACCGCCGCCGGCCGCCTCGGTCTGCCGCTTCTCCCAGAACTCGGGGAAGCCGAGGAAGGTCGAGTTGACCTTGATGTTCGGGTACTCCTCGTTGAACGCGTCGATCGCCTTGTTGTACAGATCGGCGCGGACGTCGTTGCCCCAGAACGCGAGGTTCAGGGTGACCTTCTCGTCGGGGTTGAACGTGGCGGAGGGATCGGCCGTCTCACCGGCGCAACCGGCCAGAACAAGCACCGCTCCGGTCGCGAGCGCGGCCGCGGCCACCAATCGCTTCTTGTTGAACATCTTTGTCCTCTCTGTGAACATCCCCCCTGCGGCTGAGCCGAGGGACATCCGTGTCCATGTGGGTGCAAGGCGCGCTGCCCGAGGGTCCATGGGAAAGCGCTTCCCTGCAAACTAACTCAAATTGAAACGTTTTTCAAGACCGGATGCCGCGAGGGACTCCACCGTTCCGTGACTCTCCGAGGCCCAAGACGCCCGCTTCGACCGCCAACCGTGTGCGATGCACCGCCGAGCGGCGCAGCTCACCACTCGGCGCATGCACTTCGGCATCCGCCTGTCCGAAGTAGTAGAACCAGACGTTCTCGCCGTCGCGCACGTGAGCGCCGTGATGGGCGTGGCCGCCGTTCGGCGCGGACCCGAGGATCACATCATCGGGTCCGCCCTGGCGGGTCCAGCGGATGCCGTCGTCCGAGCGGTGCACGCCCATCCCCCGCCATTCGTCCACGAGCATCCACCAGAACCCGCCGAGCTCGAACACGTCTGGCCCCTCGTGCGGGTTCCCGCCGATCGCGACTCCGTCCACGCGCCAGTCGCGCAGGTCGGGCGAGGTGGCGACCATGGTGACGGAGTCGGCGGCTTCGTCCTTGTACCAGAGCCGCCAGAGCGCATCGGGGGTCTGCGCGATCGCCGCATCGATCACCCGGTCGCTGCTGAGCGCGAGCGGTGCGATCCGACGCCAGTCGCGCAGGTCTTCCGAGACGTACTCGACGATCTCGCGCACGTGGCCC
Above is a genomic segment from Microbacterium sp. W4I4 containing:
- a CDS encoding carbohydrate ABC transporter permease, with product MSTTATRVIVTEDRPSAHLLRKGRREVDPTRPGQRTRARRETAVGFAFLTPWLIGFLGLTLVPMAYSLYLSFTRYNIFQPPRLIGFDNYIRLFTKDPVFLQSAEITLIYVFVGTPITLAAALGVAMLLNYRDRGSGFFRSAFYAPSLIGASVSVAIVWRAMFATDGPVDSGLQIFGIDLGGWIGNPAMVLPMMILLHVWTFGSTMVIFLAGLKQIPKELYEAAEMDGAGAWRRFRAVTIPMLSPVMFFNLLLGLIGAFQVFASAYIISNGTGGPAGMTNFITVYLYKRGFSDGQMGYAAAIAWVLLIVVALLAFILFRTQKSWVHYAGDDK
- a CDS encoding carbohydrate ABC transporter permease, which translates into the protein MTSTTADSTRRVAAPARRRVKRKTVQTVIWMVGLIILTVIVLYPLVWLFLSTFKPNDEFGQNPGLFPVSPTLDNYGKVMEGIAGVPMWRFFLNSLILAASAVVGTVMSSALAAYAFARVQFKGLGILFAAMIGTLLLPFHVVIIPQYIIFNKLGWIDTFIPLILPKFLATEAFFVFLIVQFIRQMPRDMDEAARIDGAGHLRIFWSIILPLIRPALITCAIFAFIWTWNDFLSPLLYLTSPENYPLPIALRLYNDASSGGADYGATVTASFVALVPILLFFIVFQRFLVDGVATQGLKG
- a CDS encoding ABC transporter substrate-binding protein — translated: MFNKKRLVAAAALATGAVLVLAGCAGETADPSATFNPDEKVTLNLAFWGNDVRADLYNKAIDAFNEEYPNIKVNSTFLGFPEFWEKRQTEAAGGGLPDVMQFDYSYLRQYAQNGLLLDLGPYLGGIIDKKPLADNILKIGVVDDTTYAIPTSTNAWGLFTNPKLLETAGVENFEGGSWSDYTDWMKSVTDASDGKVFGGSDYTGRIQNFELQLRSEGKNLFNEDGTPGFDEKRLAEFWNEGAAARDGAVLPQQQAEELLPLSAFDAAKTASELTWDNFGAGYLGNLGEGYTELGLVAPPVTKDGAKDLYLKPSMLHAISAKTKHPEAAATLVDFLINSPESGKIFGTNRGLPASTTALEAADLDPMSTQIKDYEASIADRLGDAPPVPIVGYGSLEEKFRVLGTELNFGTVKVDDAVKQFFTEMDVVLNQ